The proteins below come from a single Thunnus thynnus chromosome 10, fThuThy2.1, whole genome shotgun sequence genomic window:
- the LOC137190639 gene encoding uncharacterized protein, with the protein MSFIFHFQLPEEYLEPTSKLSDGSEASMSCIESSADEYIPPKDSTHGSSSEESCDLLSTVPLVKPKKQKTSQRTSRGKTLPSTSSDKDNRRTESENSDDTNLGKISVMKLQKRKDGARVYSKKHYCLYCPIQCHKMARHLIRKHRTEEAVKTAISFPLNSKERKLHFDLIRNKGNRAHNNEVLKTGSGTLVPSQQSGKTVKASDYMHCINCEAFLQRRSLWRHMSRCRLSQKRSTTKPGKSRIQSLCAYAQPVPEGVSRKVWELVNAMHQDEVTNIIREEKSILRLGEHLYAKHGHDKTKHEYIRQKMREIGRLIRRSRKTGRLKRMEDFYVPSNFNFVVQAVKDVAGFDEDKNIYKTPSLALKLGHSLKKIADILECEAQMAESDNEQFLKNLERSRGLYDKKWNVSVSSRALQTLREGTWNTPQLLPFTEDVKNMHMHLDSCREEYQSRLKNDPNKRNWSKLAILTLCEVILFNRRREGEVSKMPLSAFTLRDTSGVHSDLALGLSELEQKLCQHFQRIEIRGKRNRKVPLLLTPDMLSSMEALVAHRRACGVPDENPFFFSRPEAETHLRGSDAIRQIARECGAKHPETLSSTKLRKHVSTLSTVLNLRDNEMDILANFLGHDIRVHRQYYRLPEGTLQLAKVSKVLIALEQGRLSDFKGMSLDEIQIDPNEGVLEAVDSDHSETERDSSVCSSSSGSSRSNTRQPTMDEFGDEAAFIGIPQTN; encoded by the exons ATGTCTTTTATATTCCATTTCCAGCTTCCGGAAGAATACCTGGAACCAACCTCCAAGTTATCTGATGGATCAGAAGCCTCTATGAGCTGCATTGAAAGCAGTGCTGATGAATATATTCCGCCAAAAGACTCAACACATGGAAGCAGTTCAGAGGAATCTTGTGATCTTCTGAGCACGGTTCCATTGGTGAAACCCAAGAAGCAGAAGACGTCACAGAGAACTTCTAGAGGAAAGACATTGCCCAGTACCTCTTCAGATAAAGATAATAGGAGAACAGAAAGTGAAAACTCTGATGACACTAACCTGGGAAAAATATCAGTAATGAAGCtccaaaaaaggaaagatgGTGCCAGAGTGTACAGTAAAAAGCATTATTGTCTGTACTGTCCCATCCAATGCCATAAAATGGCAAGGCACTTAATACGCAAACACAGAACTGAAGAAGCTGTAAAAACAGCTATCTCTTTTCCTTTGAACTCAAAGGAACGAAAACTGCATTTTGATCTCATTAGAAACAAAGGGAACCGTGCTCATAATAATGAGGTCCTAAAAACTGGTAGTGGAACACTGGTTCCAAGTCAGCAATCTGGGAAAACAGTGAAAGCAAGTGACTACATGCACTGCATAAACTGTGAGGCTTTTCTTCAAAGGAGATCATTATGGAGGCACATGTCCAGGTGCAGGCTTTCACAAAAACGCAGCACAACAAAGCCTGGCAAAAGTCGGATCCAGTCACTCTGTGCCTATGCACAGCCTGTCCCAGAGGGGGTTAGCAGAAAGGTTTGGGAGCTGGTAAATGCTATGCACCAAGATgaagtgacaaacatcatcagagaggagaaaagcaTTTTGAGACTTGGAGAACATTTGTATGCAAAGCATGGACATGACAAGACCAAACATGAGTACATTAGACAAAAAATGCGAGAAATAGGAAGACTGATTCGGCGCTCACGGAAAACTGGCAGACTGAAACGAATGGAGGACTTCTATGTACCTTCGAATTTCAACTTTGTGGTCCAAGCAGTTAAGGATGTGGCTGGCTTTGATGAGGACAAAAACATCTACAAAACTCCATCCTTGGCTCTGAAACTGGGTCACAGTCTCAAGAAGATTGCAGATATTCTTGAGTGTGAAGCTCAGATGGCAGAGTCTGATAATGAACAATTTCTTAAGAATCTGGAGAGAAGCCGGGGTCTTTATGACAAAAAGTGGAATGTCTCTGTGTCATCACGTGCCCTACAAACTCTAAGGGAGGGGACATGGAACACTCCTCAGCTCCTCCCTTTCACTGAGGATGTAAAGAACATGCACATGCATCTTGATTCGTGCAGAGAGGAATACCAAAGCAGACTAAAGAACGATCCAAATAAGAGGAACTGGTCCAAGCTGGCAATTTTGACTCTTTGTGAGGTGATCCTGTTTAATCGCAGGAGAGAGGGTGAGGTGTCAAAGATGCCGCTCAGTGCATTCACCCTAAGAGACACTTCAGGAGTTCATTCAGATTTGGCACTAGGACTCTCAGAGCTGGAGCAAAAGCTTTGCCAGCATTTCCAACGCATTGAAATAAGAGGGAAAAGAAACAGGAAAGTTCCCCTCCTTTTAACTCCGGACATGCTGTCCTCAATGGAAGCCTTGGTTGCACATCGGCGGGCCTGTGGTGTACCGGATGAAAATCCCTTTTTCTTCTCCAGACCTGAAGCAGAGACTCACTTGAGGGGATCAGATGCCATCAGACAGATTGCAAGGGAATGCGGGGCCAAGCATCCTGAAACTCTGTCCTCAACGAAGTTGAGAAAACATGTATCGACACTGTCCACAGTCCTGAACCTTAGAGATAATGAGATGGACATACTCGCAAATTTTCTCGGCCATGACATCCGTGTGCATAGACAGTACTATAGACTACCTGAAGGAACACTGCAGTTGGCCAAGGTCAGCAAAGTGCTGATTGCCCTAGAACAAGGCCGACTGTCAGACTTCAAGGGAATGAGCCTGGACGAGATCCAAATCGATCCCAATG AGGGAGTGCTAGAGGCTGTAGACAGTGATcattcagagacagagagggactCATCGGTCTGCTCCTCATCGTCAG gaTCGTCGAGATCTAATACAAGACAGCCTACCATGGATGAGTTTGGTGATGAAGCTGCTTTCATAGGTATCCCACAGACTAACTAG